From the genome of Papaver somniferum cultivar HN1 chromosome 2, ASM357369v1, whole genome shotgun sequence, one region includes:
- the LOC113352775 gene encoding cytochrome P450 704B1-like has protein sequence MERVNQISLFFSSTNLNIHKIGISTLLISIALAYVFIHRWNQRNVKGPKSWPFIGVLIELLNNYNRMHDWLTEYFVESKTVKVPLPFTTLTFIADPTNIEHVLKTNFSNYPKGEAFRAHMEELLGDGIFNSDGEMWKQQRKISSLEFASRNLRDFSTTVFRDYALNLSGILHRSSTCDEQIDMQELLMRMTLDSICKVGFGMEIGTLAYELPDIRFANAFEYASSTVTYRFVNPWWRFKRFLNVGSEALFVQSIQVIDEFTYKLIHKRKAELQEAKSTSNNGYKVIKHDLLSRFIELSESHDSNSTDKSLRDLIINFVLAGRDTTAATLSWSIYMLMINPNVAEHIYTELITFEENQVKEMTGYDSEHPKSFAEKITQFASLLSYDSLAKLPYLHATITETLRLYPAVPQDPKGILEDDVLPDGTKVRAGGLMITVPYVMGRMVYNWGPDATSFNPGRWLNEEGQFQSESPFRFTAFQAGPRTCLGKDSAYLQMKMTLAILCRFFNFHLIPNHPVKYTMMPSLTMERGLKLTVTTR, from the exons ATGGAACGAGTGAATCAGATATCACTGTTCTTCTCATCAACAAATCTAAACATACACAAAATCGGAATCAGTACTCTACTGATTAGTATCGCGTTAGCCTATGTCTTCATCCACAGATGGAATCAAAGAAATGTGAAGGGCCCCAAATCTTGGCCTTTCATAGGGGTACTCATCGAACTTCTCAACAACTACAACAGAATGCATGATTGGTTAACTGAGTACTTTGTTGAATCAAAAACTGTCAAGGTTCCGCTGCCGTTTACGACCTTAACTTTCATTGCAGATCCTACAAATATTGAACATGTTCTTAAAACTAACTTCTCCAACTACCCCAAGGGTGAAGCTTTTCGTGCACACATGGAAGAGTTGCTTGGGGATGGAATTTTTAATTCAGATGGAGAGATGTGGAAGCAACAAAGGAAAATTTCTAGTTTGGAGTTCGCATCTAGAAACTTGAGAGATTTCAGCACCACTGTTTTCAGAGACTATGCATTGAATCTCTCTGGCATTTTGCACCGCTCATCAACCTGTGACGAGCAAATTGATATGCAG GAACTGTTGATGAGGATGACTTTGGATTCTATATGTAAGGTTGGATTTGGGATGGAAATTGGAACTTTGGCTTATGAATTACCTGATATTCGTTTCGCTAATGCTTTTGAATATGCAAGTAGTACTGTTACTTACAGATTCGTCAACCCTTGGTGGAGATTCAAAAGATTTCTGAATGTTGGGTCTGAAGCATTATTTGTTCAAAGTATCCAAGTCATTGACGAATTTACATATAAATTAATTCATAAAAGGAAAGCAGAATTACAAGAAGCTAAATCAACTAGTAACAATGGATACAAGGTAATAAAGCATGATCTTCTGTCGAGATTCATCGAGTTGAGTGAGAGCCATGACAGTAATTCAACAGACAAAAGCCTTCGAGATCTTATTATAAACTTTGTTTTGGCGGGACGTGACACAACAGCAGCCACATTATCTTGGTCTATATACATGCTCATGATAAATCCTAACGTAGCAGAGCATATCTATACAGAGCTTATTACATTTGAAGAAAATCAAGTTAAGGAAATGACTGGTTATGATTCCGAGCACCCAAAATCTTTCGCTGAGAAAATAACACAATTTGCGAGTCTTCTGTCTTATGATTCACTTGCAAAATTACCGTACTTGCATGCAACAATCACTGAGACACTTCGCTTGTATCCTGCTGTGCCCCAG GATCCTAAAGGAATTTTAGAAGATGATGTTTTACCTGATGGAACGAAAGTGAGAGCAGGTGGATTGATGATTACTGTTCCATATGTCATGGGGAGAATGGTGTACAATTGGGGACCTGATGCAACTTCGTTCAACCCTGGTAGATGGCTCAACGAAGAAGGGCAATTTCAAAGTGAATCTCCATTTAGGTTCACAGCTTTTCAG GCTGGACCAAGAACATGCCTAGGGAAGGACTCGGCGTATCTACAGATGAAGATGACACTTGCTATCTTATGTAGATTCTTCAATTTTCATTTGATTCCGAACCACCCTGTTAAGTATACAATGATGCCAAGTCTAACTATGGAGCGTGGTTTGAAGCTTACCGTAACTACCAGGTAA